In Lodderomyces elongisporus chromosome 1, complete sequence, the DNA window aacaactgtATCAAGGGCAAGCAGGTGATAATGGCAATGAAGACGAGTATTTCGACTTTGGTGCACTTCTGAATAAGTTAAATGCGCAGTATAACAACAAGACACCTACAGATAATTCAAATGTGGCAAAATTACAGAACTTGTTGAACTCGTCAAATTCGTCATCTTTGTCAACTATTAAGCAAGATGACAACACAGCACAGGAAGAAAAGCTGGGGGCAGGTGAATTTGGGTCTGGCACTAATttacagcaacagcaatcCCGTGAAGGAACTAATTATTCACAAGGTGAAACTGGCCACGAtgcttctggtgttactggCGTTACACCTGTACCAAACAAGAAAGATAGGCATATTCATTTCAACGAAGAAGTGCAACAGTGCATTGCCTGTGACTATTATCTAGATGAttatgacgatgatgaataTGACGATGGCAATGGTGGCAGTGGTTATCGAGGCTACAGCtctgatgaagaagatgacaCTGAGGTTTATGACGATTATTCCGATCAAGTTAATGACAATCTCATCAGAAGCCAGCTTTatgctgatgatgatgatgatgatgatgttatTGATGGAGATGGTGACCAAGGCGATAGCGAAGACAATGACAATggcgatgacgatgacgatgacgatgacgatgatgacgatgatgacgatgatgaggGTGGTTTCTTCCTCCAAGTTAAATCAAACTCAAGTGCGCCGTTGAAGTTGGGTGGAAATGGCAATTCCAATAGCAATGTGCAATCTAAACGCTTAAGCAGTAATCGTCGTCGTTCATCTGATGGTGACTCTTTATCTACTACCAGCAGTAGCTTAAGAAATTTGGAGCTCATCCGCCGCTTGCCTTCGACAACTATAAACTATGGCTCCGATGAGGATAGTAGTGATGAGGAATTTCCATACACCTCTAGTGTCTCGCACAATGTCAACAATGATAGTAGTAGAGGATACGACTATTACTATGATTACAACACTGTGTACACGTGCGATCCATCCCACCCTTCATTGAAAAGTTATCAGAATACGGATGTGGTTGATGTTCCCAAGGATCTTGAAATTGAATCTAATATGAATTATGAActtattgatgataaagaTGTAACATCCCAGCACCCACATGTTGCCGGTGGTGCTTCCCCAAGTATTGGTCCAGCACATCTGGGGCAATCGCCAAAATTACATAGTCAGATATCACCTCAATTGTCGACGACGTCTAATGAATCCACGGGAAACCACGCGGTGAAGCATTCGCCATTCCAATTGAGTGATTCAGACTCTGATtcagatgatgaagaagcgGACTGTTTGAGTATCGGTACCAGACGCTCGAGTCAAGGTATTATTGACCTGGTAATTGACTCTAATGGACTTTCCGAACTTCgtaaagaaaatacaaaTCGTAATCAAGAGGGTAAGGATGAACAATCACCATTCAATGGATATCATCATCAGGATCCCGTTCCAGTAAATGAACATGTGTCAAGCATCAATTCGCGCCATAGTTCAAGCGCGCTTTCCAAGCAATCGAGGAGCACAAACTCTTTAtctcaacaattttttggtGGCCAAAGTGGACTTTCGGATCAAGATAGAGCTTTGAGTAAGCTGTTTTTAGGTGATTTGGCggcatcatcaccatcatcgtCGACATCATCGTCTACATCGGCACAACATCAACCTGATCGATTAGAAAAGCCAGTATTGACCAGAACTTTATCCAATACAAACCCCAAATCATCTCTCTCTAGAGCTAAAGCTACCTCAGAGAATGCATTTGGTGTTTCTCCAAACTCATCACAGTCATCTTCACCCATAGGATACAGTCCTGGTTCGGCTTCGGCTTCGTcctctgcttctgcttctaaTTCTAACTCTGGTATGGCTCCCGTATCACAGACCAAGAGAGGACAATTCTTATTTGATGGTGATTCAGAATCAGAATCCAATTCGGATGATGACGAAGGAATGGTGATTGGTGGTGGCGGGGGAAACCGCTCGGGTGGTGGAAATCGGGGTCAAAGCTACAGTACATTGAGCCATTTAGCGGACAAGAGTGGAATACGCAATCAAACCCagaaccaaaaccaaaaccaaaaccattCCGCAACCTTACCTACACCATATTCTATCAGCAATGATCAAGAGGGAGAAGATGGCAAAGATAAAGATGCGAGTACAAATTTAATTGGTCAGGCAAAGGGTCTTGCCAAACACTTTTTTGGACAAAATTGAGAGTACAGGGTATTTATACATAAACTCTTACAAGAGTCTCGAGTTTAGACTGTTAAACAACATACAAATATTCAATTCTGGGAAATACAGCACGAGTCTTTGAAAAGAAGTGGAGAGCTTAGAACGGTGGATATGTGAAGAGTTTAGTAATATACACTAGTATAAACATATACATAAAtgtatacaaaaatatatgtatatatgtatatatgtatatgtatgtatctatgtatgtatatgtacaCAGGATCGTATAGCATGTaaaatagagagaaaaaaatactacaatacaaaacaaagactTTTTTAACTATTAAAGGAGAAATCTTGGTAAGTGTATGTATGAACAGAACATATACGAGTTGACAAGTAATGGAGCTTCTCTGCGTGTTATGGTGAACGTCTCTGTagtggaaaagaaaagttgcagaaaaaaaaatgcaaaaagtGGAAGGAATGAGAAAGTCTGAGGATGATAGCAATAATAAAGAGTTTGGTTACGAATGTGTGACACAAAATATTCCGCATTTTGAGTGCCTTTTTTGCGctcctattttttttttttgtgatAACGAAACTATCACAATTCACCTCAAGCTCGCCTCACGCTCGCCTTGACTCAATTAGTCTGATACAAGCTCAAAACTATCATCTATACTTTTGCGAGTATAAAAGTAAACGTagaagcaacaacaaccaacaaTATAAATACGCGGCTTCTAGCTCTATTGACGTTCAAAGAGTGTTTGgctttttgcaaaatctttttattcaatAGCTAAACATTACGCATATATTTGTTACTGCTCACACCTTAAAAAGCggtagcagcagcagcaacaacaacaagtatATCAAGAGCAACAAGAACAGCAAGGATAACCACACGCTCGCTTCCATCAACATTCTTCTTGTCTTAAAACTTCCAGTCGATGCTATATTTCCTACTTCAGCCGTTTCAACTTCCGCAGAACCTTACCTACACTAAACCTGGAGGTCCAGGCTCGGGTGCTGGTAATAGCGACGATGGCAAATGTGAACTAATAGGCacattttctcttttcacgCAAGCTGTTTTAGGTGTTTTATGTGTATCGAGTCTTTTGGCTAAAAGATATTTTTACGAGTATCCCATACGACGAACATGGCCCGTGTGGTGCTTTGATGTGAGTAAGCAATTGATTGGTGCTTTTGGAGTGCATATTTTCAATGTCATTTTGTCGATGTTGAAGACTGCTCCAGAGTTTGttttgatgatgaggagAAATCGAAATGGTGGAAGTAATGGAGGaaatggtggtgatggtggtggtgatggtggtgatgacgATAATGATACTAGTGATAACGATGACCCATGTGATTGGTATTTCTTAAGCATTGTTTTAGATTGCACTATTGGCGTCTACATTCTTTACTTGGTGTTCAAGAGTATGAACTACATTTTGAAGCATTATTTTCGTGCGACTCAAATCAACAGTGGTGAGTATGGAAATGTTAACCATCCCAGCTTTAGGGCTTTTGCAAAGCAACTCGCGGTATATTTCTCCAGTTTGATGATTACAAAGATTATCTTGTATGGCATTGTTGAGATCTTTGAGAGGCAGTTGTTGTGGATTACATCGCATATACTTTTGGCTTGGCTCGATGAGTACCCTGATGAGTTTGAAATATTTATGGTGATG includes these proteins:
- the REG1 gene encoding protein phosphatase regulator: MSGEVFTGGATTSQHVDAEDDDHFENTTFKLKRTRSLGLLDEFIPDKAKEQALEDGKISQNQKQHSSELQSQSQSQSQSQSQPNNLDGQQSNYPTAGQPSSAHHPESDDSSNSSYFNPSSAATSNTASAATSASAYSNQSTSVSSSPSPVPSPTSAAALHLQSPELIPYDDTDLAAEPSQHVDYLSHQWNVSDISKSWRYVISKKKDVANAARLENASWRTWAQRRSNLKTISPEVVNWSKDSDVTWLYGPIFINNNGSSGNGQNNGNDENDDNHSYDEDSTATNAVAGDISIAKKPKNKKNAPKPILKKRTVEESIISHSNLLKLQLATSLYQKKKEQKAKQQQSQLKQQSQSQSQQQMQSQQSYQGQAGDNGNEDEYFDFGALSNKLNAQYNNKTPTDNSNVAKLQNLLNSSNSSSLSTIKQDDNTAQEEKSGAGEFGSGTNLQQQQSREGTNYSQGETGHDASGVTGVTPVPNKKDRHIHFNEEVQQCIACDYYLDDYDDDEYDDGNGGSGYRGYSSDEEDDTEVYDDYSDQVNDNLIRSQLYADDDDDDDVIDGDGDQGDSEDNDNGDDDDDDDDDDDDDDDDEGGFFLQVKSNSSAPLKLGGNGNSNSNVQSKRLSSNRRRSSDGDSLSTTSSSLRNLELIRRLPSTTINYGSDEDSSDEEFPYTSSVSHNVNNDSSRGYDYYYDYNTVYTCDPSHPSLKSYQNTDVVDVPKDLEIESNMNYELIDDKDVTSQHPHVAGGASPSIGPAHSGQSPKLHSQISPQLSTTSNESTGNHAVKHSPFQLSDSDSDSDDEEADCLSIGTRRSSQGIIDSVIDSNGLSELRKENTNRNQEGKDEQSPFNGYHHQDPVPVNEHVSSINSRHSSSALSKQSRSTNSLSQQFFGGQSGLSDQDRALSKSFLGDLAASSPSSSTSSSTSAQHQPDRLEKPVLTRTLSNTNPKSSLSRAKATSENAFGVSPNSSQSSSPIGYSPGSASASSSASASNSNSGMAPVSQTKRGQFLFDGDSESESNSDDDEGMVIGGGGGNRSGGGNRGQSYSTLSHLADKSGIRNQTQNQNQNQNHSATLPTPYSISNDQEGEDGKDKDASTNLIGQAKGLAKHFFGQN